Part of the Triticum urartu cultivar G1812 chromosome 2, Tu2.1, whole genome shotgun sequence genome, tacatttatagctctagtgcatccgttgcatggcaatccctactcactcacattgatatctattgatgggcatctccatagcccgttgatacgcctagttgatgtgagactatcttctccctttttgtcttctccacaaccaccattctattccacctatagtgctatgtccatggctcacgctcatgtattgcgtgaagattgaaaaagtttgagaacattaaaagtatgaaacaattgcttggcttgtcatcgggattgtgcatgatttaaatattttgtgtggtgaagatagagcatagccagactatatgattttgtagggataactttctttggccatgttattttgagaagacatgattgcttagttagtatgcttgaagtattattatttttatgtcaatattaaacttttgtcttgaatcttatggatctgaatattcatgtcacaattaagaagaattacattgaaattatgccaagtagcactccgtatcaaaaattctgtttttatcatttccctactcgaggacgagcaggaattaagcttggggatgcttgatacgtctccaacgtatctataatttttgattgctccatgctatattatctactgttttaggaaatattgggctttattatccacttttatattatttttgggactaacctattaaccggaggcccggcccagatttgttgttttatgcctatttcagtgttttgaagaaaaggaatatcagatgGAGTAGAAACgaaacgaaatcaactagagaagttatttttggaaggaaacacacctgatgaacttggaccccacgtcaggggagacacgaggtgctcacgagggtggggggcgccccccctagggcgcgccccctgtctcatgggacccccgtggctcctccgacgtcctccctgcacccatatatacctacgtgaccaaaaacttccagaacgcaacatagatcgggagttccgccgccagaagcctccatagccaccaaaagtcaatcggggctctgttccggcaccctgccggaggggggaaccctcaccggtggccatcttcatcatcccggtgctctccatgacgaggagggagtagttctccctcagggctgagggtatgtaccagtagctatgtgtttgatctctctctctctctctctcgtgttcttgagatgatacgatcttgatgtatcgcgagatttgctattatatttggatcctatgatgtttcttcccccctcttctctcttctaatgaattgagtttcccctttgaagttatcttatcggattgagtctttaaagatttgagaacacttgatgtatgtcttgccgtggatatctgtggtgacaatgggataccgcatgccacttgatgtatgttaaggtgaccaacttgcgggttcatgaacttatgcataggggttgacacacgttttcatcgtgattctccggtagaactttggggcactctttgaggtcctttgtgttggttgaatagatgaatctgagattctgtgatgcatatcgtataatcatacccacggatacttgaggtgacattggagtatctaggtgacattagggttttggttgatttgtgtcttaaggtgttattctagtacgaactctagggctgtttgtgacacttataggaatagcccaacggattgattggaaagaataactttgaggtggtttcgtaccctaccataatctcttcgttcgttctccgctattaatgactttggagtgactctttgttgcatgttgagggatagttatatgatccaattatgttagtattgttgagggaacttgcactagcgaaagtatgaaccctaggccttatttcctagcattgcaataccgtttacgctcacttttaccattagttaccttgctgtttttatattttcagattacaaatacctttatctaccatccatattgcacttgtatcaccatctcttcgccgaactagtgcacctatacaatttaccattgtattgggtgtgttggggacacaagagactctttgttatttggttgcagggttgcttgagagagaccatcttcatcccacgcctcctacggattgataaaccttaggtcatccacttgagggaaatttgctactgtcctacaaacctgtgcacttgcaggcccaacaacgtctacaagaagaaggttgtgtagtagacatcactcccTGCTGTGACGGTTGAAGCAAAAACAGGGCATCCTTCCAGCACATGGCGCGTCAGCCATGGCAGACTTTGGATCTCCGGCGGTGTGGCAATGGCTGGGAGGGAGTTGGTTGAGGAGGTGGTGCAGGGGTGGCGGCCAGCTAGACAGAAAATGTTAGGCGACGGGGTCCTGCGTGAGGCAGTGGAGGTTAGAGGAGTAGATGAGCTGCATCCAGCGGAGGAGTGGCGCCGGGGAAGTCTGAAGAGATAGGAGGAGGCAGATGGGCTAGTGCGATGTGGCTTGTGTGCACGAGCCCAACGTGCATAGCGAGCCAGGCGGCCGGCCGAAATTTCAGCAGGCTGGCCGATTGTAAACGTTTTCCTTGTTTTAAACCGGCTGATGTTTGCCTCGCGTAAACCATGTCGCGAGTCGTGCGATCAAAGCCGATCCTGCGGTGTTGATCTCAGGCGTGTGCACCACCTCTCCCACTAGACGCTTAGTATGCAGGGCCCGCTCACCGCTCAACGCTCTCCATCCCATCCTTATCCTCTCCCGCCCGTCTTCTTCGTCGTTCCCCATCCCCTCTCTCTCAGTTTTTCACACGCTTCATAGAGGAAGAGAGAGGCTCGATCCAAAGGCTGACCACTGTTGCTTCCAACCATGGGGCTGGTGCGCATCCCGCCTCAAACACGAAGCACTTCTGCAAGCCAAAGCATGCTTCAAGCGAGCTGTGGGTGCTGCAGCGAGGGGCTCGTCGGTGCTGAGTCGTCATCGGGGGCCACTGGTCTTGTGGTGCTGCGTCGCGGGGGTCGCCGGTGTTGCTATGCCGCGTCGTCGGGGCCACTGGTCTTTCTATGCAGCATCGTTGGGGCTGCGATGCAGCATCGCCAGGGTTGCCGATGCTGTGGTGCAGCGTTGCGGGGGTCGCCAATGTTGCTATGTTGCGTCGTCGGGGTAGCCGGTGTTTCTATGCAGCGTCGACGGGGTTGCCATTGTTGCTATGTAGCGTCGCACGGGCTGCATTGGAGCATTGACCGGGCTGCATTGGAGCGCCACCGGGTCGTTGAAGCCACGGTGGGGATGGAACGGACTCCGCCGGGGCTGCAATGAAGCTTCGTCGGAGCTGCATTGAATATTTCGTCAGAGCTGCAATGAAGCTTCGTCGGAGGCGTCCCACTCGGTGTTGCCATGGAGCAGTCCCCGGTGTCTCGCGGTGCTGCGATGCAGCACTCGCTGGTGGCTCCGTCCACCAGCAGCACGGGTGGTGTTGCAACGCAGCACGACGGTGCTGCGGCCGTTGGAGTAGAGGAAGATGCCCTGGCGTGTCCCGACGAGCACACAATAGCAGCCCTTGCAACAACGGCAGCATTGGACGCCTTGCCACTACAGTCTCTAGTCATAGCACTAGTGGTGTTCCAATGCATTATGTTGGCGGCCGCCGGAGTTGAGGAAGGTGCTCCGGCTCACCTCGGCGAGCGCACATGCAGCATTAGCAGCAGCAAGGTCACCGAGACACGTGGGTGCCAAATTGAACAAGATCAGAGGAGAGAAGACGCGAGTTGCCTTGTTGAGATTGAATGGCCATCAGCGCCAGATCGGACGGCTATTTAGACGGATGATTTTCCAGGAAAATCACCGGCGGATTTGTAGCAGCCGCCATCTCCAAATACATATTAGGCTCTATATAAATGGATAGAAAGAATACTCATTTGACATCAGTCCGCAAATCTATCAAGAGAATGCATGTGTgcatttttaaaaaaaaactaaCACATGTTTTATTACACAATAATGTTTAGTGGAATACAATTGATAGGGGGATGCACAGGCCAAAGGTGACGCCCTGCAAATAAACTAAGCGCATGTTCAACGAGGCTATGTGCCTCCGTATTCAAGGCCCTTCCTTCGAAAACGAAAAAGCAATCCTGGAACTCCGATGATGTGATCCTGATCTCGCGAATAATATGGCCATGCTTGCCGCCGCTGCCTTCCTTGATATCCGATACCACTTCCTTACAGTCCGAGCCAATGACTCTGCATGTTTGCAAGAGATCGGTCGCCAAAGCCATGGCCTCGCGACAGATGAGAGCCATGCATGCTTTTGCATAATTGATGCCAACAAATCCTTCATTGTCAGGCCCATCACCTTCGGTTGCTTCTCTGTACAATTCCATTGCCTTCTCCATTATCTTGGGTTGCGATAAAAGTCGTGATCTTTTCTTACAAGATGGATGAACTTTGGAtgagaagaaagagaggaaattTGTAAATGCTGACTCCCCTTTCCTCTTTCCTGCCTTGTCAAGCCATATAGCAGCAGCGTGGGGATCAAAACCAGCCGCAGCGGCTATCAACATTCCAATGTAATCCGCCTCTAGCTCATTCCTACAATAGAGTAGGTAATTAACATCATGCTCTTAAAAAACAACATCTTGTAATTAACATGACGTGAATGCTTGCATGCATACATATACTAGGCTAGTCTAATGAGTTCTTGTTAAGATGCTTGCATGAATAAGGTGTGGGTAAAGCAAGTGAGGAAATCAATATACCTTCGTAACAACGGCGTCACCAGGAGGCGGGTCAGGAACCACAACTCGAATATTATGGTCATCTCATAGAAATGCCTCGCAATAACATGTCCAACCTACGTATATATGCAAAAGAAATAAGCAATACTATCGACTTTGAAAACTAACAGCCTCACTGATCCAAAATGAACAAACGAACGTATTTGTGTACCTCATGTCCGAGGACCCATGCAATCTCAGAATCCGTGCTGGAATCAAGTAATCCCGTGGAGACTATTATCTTGGGCTCATTCGGTTTGGAGGAAATCTAAACGTAGGAATTTGTAGTATAAGAATTTGATAGGATGGCACTTGTCATCCTAAGGAATTGACTTGCCTCGTTCCTACGCATAAAATGAGCTTTGAGTGGATGTGTAGTTTCCTCCAAAAGCATAGGAAATGAATAgtattcctatgaaattcctttACGCATTTCCTACAAACCGAATGCATATATAGGAAATTTTCCTCTGAAATCCTTGTTTCCATGTTTTTCCTATAAAAATCCTCCAAACCGAATGAGGCCTTACCATCGAAATAGCATTGTGCCCTCCAGGCTttttcttcaacaactatcaCCTCCCAATTGAGCTCGTCGATCCAATCCAAAGGCGTCATCATCTGTAGTGGTTCCTGTCTTTGCTGTTCTATCTTGCTCTTGATGGACAAGCCATGATGGATGGCGCCAATAATCTTCCAGCAAATGTCGTGGACGCGAACACTTTGGTGGTGGTGCGGGTCAAGGATCTTGGAGGCGTGCTGCTTCTTGAAATACGCAAAGCGAGACTCGACGAGCTCGCGCGCTTCGCTGGGAGAGCAGATGACCATGCGGGTCCGATTAGTGTATGGCACTGTCTCGACATGAAAAGCACGGTGCATGGTGATTCCTGTGCCGCCACGGAAAGTCGGTGCCATAGTTGACGTCGTGGCCGCATTAGTTTTGGCCCATTATCACATTGATGTCAAATTTGCCATTTTTATATCTCAAACAATATTTCAAATTTTGATTTGAAATTTTCTGACAAGAGACATCGATGTTCCATCGATGTGCTGcattttttttcagaattttttaaacattttaaaaaatgttttcCGCATCGGAGCACCGGGAGCACCCTAGGTCTGGGAGCACTAGATACTTTCCCATGACATTCTTATGCTGACATCAATACACCCATATTCCCAGCACATTCAGAAACCCACAACTCCACCCACTAGCTGCATAGGCGAGGCGTCTTACAGCGACCAAATAGCACGAAGTCGATATGTACAAAAATTACATGCCGATGAACACGTCTCCACAAGAAAGGAAGCAGGGCATGTCAACAGCAGCCACCAAGCTGGTCATCATCGGCGCGGCTGGCGACCGGTCTTTGGTCGAAAACGACCTACACAGATGTCTGAAACAAATCGGCATCTTCATCGTTCAGAACTGTAGCAGCATATGGCACAGGTACATTGGGGCGAGAATTCTCCGAGCCTTCTTCACGCCATCATAAACTCTTCACTCTTATGAGCTAGCACCAGAGCACTGATCTACTAGGCGGTATTCCAGTAAGCTGGGCTTTCCATGTACAATTGCCCTGGCAATAAGCAAAGATATGATGATGAATGGAGTTGTTTCTAGTACAAAGTGCATGCTCGGTATAGGCAACAAAACATAAAGCGTAGATGCATGAAGAGACCAAGTGCAAGGCGTATCGATAATATCGTTGACCAAATGGTGAGGTTCTATTTTGACAAGGACTGGCTTACGGTAGCTTTTAACATGGCGTGAACATGTGAAAGTCTAAACTTTTACACCTTCAGTCAGAAGGTTGTAGGTTTTAAGATTCTCCCAAATATGAAATACTATCCTATCAGCAAGTACTATGATTGATGATTCCCATACAGAAAATATGGATGTCTGGCAAAAAAGAAGAAACTCTCACGAGCTTAATCACAGCATCACTAGCTATGATAGTGGAGTGCATAGGACCTTACCATTTTATCTCATCCAGTCTCGAGCACACACAAGTGCTTCAATAGTCTTGATGTTCAATGTGCTGTAGTGCTTTGGAATTACcggtccgctgctgttgaatgctGCTTCAGATTGGACAGCAGAAGCTGGCATAGCTAATATGTCCTGTGCCATAGCTGCTAGCGTTGGGTACTTTGTGGTATGATTCATCCACCAGTTTAGAATGTCAAACTCATCCTTTCTTGGAACTAGACCCTCTTCAAGGTAGTCATCAAGTTCTGTAGATATCTGACAACTTGCTTGTTCATTGAGATGCTGATCCCAATCTTCCAATAAATCATTATCCGCATCCAAAGCTGCACTATTTGAAGCTGCACTTGGCAGATCTGTAGGGTTGCAGTATTCATTGAAGAGTTCGCGGACTGTTTCACGTATGTCAGATAAGTAGCTCTCGGAATTTGTGCCAAAAGCTCGCTTCAGACGAAACTCAATGAAACCGATTTTAAATCTAGGATCCAGAACAACAGGTATTGACAACCACAAGTACGTATTTTGCCAATACCCATGGAACGCTTCCTGCATCTCCATAACCATTCTGGAAAATTCTCCATTACCATTTGATGCTTCTTCTTGCAACACCGTCCTCACTTTCCAAACCTCATTAAAGTATATATTTGCTGTGATAGAGCTAGGGCAAGATATTACTTCAATGACACGATAAAACATCCTCAAAATCTTGCAAATAGACTCAGCAACATTCATATCTTCTAGATTCAGCACTTCTTCAGAAGGAAATGACTTCTTGAAATGCAAAAGAACTTCAAGCCTAAAATAAAATTTGTGCCACCACTTAGCATCTTCTTGTGGACACTTCAAACTCATCTGTGAAATGACTTCCAGAAGCTGCTGTTGGGCTGAAGGTGAAGATGCATGTGCCACAAAAAATTCCATTACTGCGTCACCAACAAATCGAAGTATATCTGCTTGCCCTGCGGAGACAACACTATTTAAGATGTCGTCCAGACAAGCAATGTTGTATAGCTTGCCTTGAATAGGAAGGCACTTCTTTTCTATGAGCATTTCCTTTAGCTTAACGGTATTTGCATTGTTCCTAACATCACCAACAGAAGTCAAGCTCAAAATCTTCTGATCAAGATTCCAGTCTCTAATTGCATCCCACATGACGTTGTACGATCCACTTTCAGACTCCGGGACAGAAGCCTCCTTGCAGTGTATTATCCTCTCCAAATTAGTAGGTGAGGACCAAAACATGCCAAATTTGATTATTACTCTGTGAACCTTCCAGTCATCACCAACAAAATGTGCTGTCAAACAGAGGTAATTTACTGTTGGCTCAGGTCCATCAGGAGTCCAGATGCTTGCTGAcagagacacacgtcggcaggaAAGTGCAAGTACATCCTTAATATTTACCTTCTCCTTCTGAAATAAAGCAGTGCAATGATCTTTCATATCATTATGAGAAACCATGCCAACTATAGGGTTGAGATTCTTAATAACTCTTCTCATTTCTTCATGCTCCACAACTGAAAAAGGATAAGCATGTAGAATTATCATTTTGGCTAGCTCTTGGTAAGATGTTTCTTGACAAAACTTCCCGGCGCTCTTGTCAGTTGAAATGTTCGTGAATGAGGTCCTCTGCTTCTTCAGGCTTGCACCATCTGATGTTGGTGGTGGGTGTGCTGGCACCATTTGAATGGGCTGGATTGTGTGGATGGTGTCACCAGAGGGACTAATCCTGGGGAGCTTGTTAGCGTATTCTGCAATTTGAACCTTCCCATTTGTCAAGGCAGGCGAGAGCTCATCATTCGCCCTGGAGTTGAAACTAGGTGCACTCGAAGGCTCAAACAAAAACTTATGATGATTGTGGAGACTTTCAAGCCGTCCTGGGCAGGTTAGGAGATGTCGACTAAGGTGGCTTCTCCCTCCAAACTTATTTGCGCTGAGACGTTTTTGGCAGTGAATGCAGTCTGCAGCCTGGAGTTTCCCCTCAACATAAATGGGTGTAAACTCCTTCCACACCTTCGACTTGAATCTGCTTGGAGTTGCTGAGCCGATGTCATCAAGCGTCTCCGAAATAAT contains:
- the LOC125539788 gene encoding zinc finger BED domain-containing protein RICESLEEPER 1-like, with protein sequence MEMEHAVIQQQVVEYPEEHEVEVDVDNIMKTEVAYGSGVHSTAFRYKHKKRSKVWEEYKPIFLNGKVQFAECLYCHNRLSCKDSNGTSHLWRHQKICPAKSEAAAEGQQKDSYFPYVLVNGDGPVSPIDPVNQIISETLDDIGSATPSRFKSKVWKEFTPIYVEGKLQAADCIHCQKRLSANKFGGRSHLSRHLLTCPGRLESLHNHHKFLFEPSSAPSFNSRANDELSPALTNGKVQIAEYANKLPRISPSGDTIHTIQPIQMVPAHPPPTSDGASLKKQRTSFTNISTDKSAGKFCQETSYQELAKMIILHAYPFSVVEHEEMRRVIKNLNPIVGMVSHNDMKDHCTALFQKEKVNIKDVLALSCRRVSLSASIWTPDGPEPTVNYLCLTAHFVGDDWKVHRVIIKFGMFWSSPTNLERIIHCKEASVPESESGSYNVMWDAIRDWNLDQKILSLTSVGDVRNNANTVKLKEMLIEKKCLPIQGKLYNIACLDDILNSVVSAGQADILRFVGDAVMEFFVAHASSPSAQQQLLEVISQMSLKCPQEDAKWWHKFYFRLEVLLHFKKSFPSEEVLNLEDMNVAESICKILRMFYRVIEVISCPSSITANIYFNEVWKVRTVLQEEASNGNGEFSRMVMEMQEAFHGYWQNTYLWLSIPVVLDPRFKIGFIEFRLKRAFGTNSESYLSDIRETVRELFNEYCNPTDLPSAASNSAALDADNDLLEDWDQHLNEQASCQISTELDDYLEEGLVPRKDEFDILNWWMNHTTKYPTLAAMAQDILAMPASAVQSEAAFNSSGPVIPKHYSTLNIKTIEALVCARDWMR